The window TGTAGCCGCTCTCCCGGCAGCGGAAGCCAAAATCAGGCAGGAGCGAAGATTCTATATAGTCCTTTTTATTCTCCAGATAAGATGGGGTTTTGTGCTCCATGCGGTACATCTCCGGGGAAACACCATTTTCCGAACGTATGCCTCAAAGGCCTCCCCCTTTACAAAGGATTCCGGCTTGCTGAACTCTGCGGCAAATGCTTGAAAGCTTCTTAGGAATTGCTTGACTATGGCCCTGCTTGCACATGTGCACTGGTGTGTGAAGCCAAGATAAAAAATGATTAGCCAGGCTCCTAACAACTTACACATACTATAAAAAGATTACCAGAGTTGACGTTATGAAGATTTTCACAGCGCGGCAATCGCTTCTTTATAACTTGGTAATCACCAGATTTCTGTAACTTGGAATGGTCTGGTTTATTGGAGGGAGGTCAGAGTCAATTTGAGCACAACGTATTGGACTTTGGTGCGTTTATGCATTATAATTCTTGTTGTAAAGTGTTTTCTAATAGAGTTTTAAACTCGTCTCTATTATCTACATGTAGAACTAGCGTTTTAAATGGCTTCTTTATCCCATAGAAGCCATTTAAAACGTTTTGCTTATTCAGCCTAATAATTATATTATGACTTTCTAGATCGCCTAAAGGAGAAAGCTTCCTGGTTTCCTTATCTAAAGCTATAGTTTTTGTTGAAGCTTCAATAGAGGCTATGTCCTTTATATCAATAATAACTTCGCTCACTACTCCATAATAGAGATAAAGCTTATTGTTCTCTATCGATATAGGTCTCTTGGTTATAGACTTTAAGACTCCAAAAATCTGGATAACGGAATAAACGCTAAGTACGGTTAGAACCCAAGCTGCTGTAGAACTCCACATCATCACTAGTAGATGTGTTACTGTTGCCTCTACAGTCACCAGTAAAATAATTACCATAAGCAATGCTACCGTGCCAGTGTCTTTGTGGTAGGTAAACTCATTTTGTCTGGGAGTGAGTTTTTTCCAATGAATAAAGCCATAGTAAACCAATGCGATTTCCGTTGCTAAGGCTACAGCTACTTTTGTAGGGAGTAGCTCCTGACAAGTATGCTTTAAGATTGTGAAAAAATCTAACGATAAAGCTTTATTTTCTCTGTAGCTGTGTAGGGCTTTATTGACTTTATAGATAACAAAAACCAAAACTGTGATTTCTACCAGAGGAAGGATCCATTTCTTCGCAAGGCTAAGAAAATGCTGATTTTCTGGTGGTAGAATAACTGATGCAATTGCAATACCCGCAATAAAAAATGAAACTATCGTAATCTTAGGAATATTTTTTTTCCTGATTAATAAATAATAAATAAAAGGCGTGGTTAATAATAGGTCGAATGTAACACCAAATGACACCATGTGCGGATTCAATTTGAATAATGCTGATTTGGTAATAATTATCATTATAAAGATTATCAATAACGGAGTGCCAAATGCGACTATATTGCTTTTTGAACTTATTGCTCTATACATGTTATTGATTTTAATACTTTACAATGGTTTTCAAACTGGATGTTGGGTATTTAAATGTACCACAACTTTCCATTGCTGTTTAGTTTATGTATGAGTGTATTGCTTAAAGTTACAAGTATATGCCCAATAGCCATTTTGTTTTGTTGGGCTTAGTCTTGTATCTTCCTATAATTCTGATGGTTTCTAAATCCTAATCCATTGCATCAGTTTCCACTTCAGCTTCCCAATCAGGTTTGTTTGATATGAATGACCTCACCTTGGAAATCAGACCATTGGAAAGCGCAGGGGAGCAACCCCAGCTGCGCTGCGGCAGTCGTACTGTAGAGAAATCGGGCATTTACTAACTTAAATAAAAGCAGATGGCCTCGAAGATCCAGATCGATAGCAATTAAAGTGCATCGGGCCGCGGCGGCAAAAAACGCATATCATTTTTGCCACCAACCCGTCCGAAATACGCCCACTTTGTAGCTTTTTTATCTCTAAATTTCCATATATTGTAATAGTCCGGTGATGAATAAATTTGCTTCAGGAGTACTAATATTGGTAATTTTCTTTTCGTAGCAGCTCATCGTTACACCAGGTTCAATCCAGCACGATTGTCTTTGTTTCAGCACTGTGGGTACTGAAATATCCTAAAGCACCTCCGCTAATGTTGGAGATTGGATTAGCAGGTGTCGCAGCTGCAAGGCTGATGGTTTGGTCTAAACTGGAGAAATAGGTGTATACCTCTTCAGGTATGGACTGTACCTCAACCTTAACAGTATCGCCGGGTTTTAACGCTCCATTTTCATTTGAGTAGCTAAGTGTCCTTATCAACTGGGCGCCGTCATTGCCTTCATCAGCACCGATAAAGATTGCCGGAATTCTGCTATTATTTACATACAGGAGGTGCCTGTAGAAGTTTCTGGTGCTGGAATTATCACGAAACCTGATGGTGATTGTTTTGATAGTGTCGCCGAAAATGACTGATTCTTCTATGTACAGACTATCAAAGCTCTCCAGCACAGGCATGGCAGCTGCTGCAGTATTGGTTTCTCCATCAATTCTCACAGTTAACGAATATGTTCTTCCCGGAATGCCTGCTAATGCTGTTGTTTTGTAAACGCCATCGCCGCTAGGGTTCAGGACTTCAGTATTGCCGCTATTGTCGCTTATCGTTACTACTGCATTGTCAATCCCGTTAAAGGTATTATCCTCATCGAAGCTTTTTGTTTGGGTGATTCTGACATAATGGGGGCCGGGGCCATCAGCAATATTCCCTTCAATCACATATTTTGGTGAAGCTGAATTCAAGTCCACATCTATTACTTTTTCGCACGAAGTGAGCAATAGAGCGTAGGTGAACAGAGGGAGTAAAAGGTATCCGGCACACTGCATATCGTTGAATCTAAAATCTGAAATTATAGGAAACAGAGGGCACCATTTTGAACAGGGCAATCTGGTATGCCTCTGTTCTGGCGGGGTCGTTTTTATTTTCTCTGAAATTGATGAGGTAGGCGTTGTCCCTTCCGTAGGCATTGTATAGGCTGAAGACCAGCTCTGAAGAAAAACGTTCTGTTTTAGATAGCTGCCAGGTGGCACCCACATCCAGCCGGTGATAATCGGGCATCCGGTACCCATTACGTTCAGTATAGTAAAACACTACCTGATCGTCTACCCTATATTTACCGCTGGGAAAAGTAACAGCATTGCCGGTACTGTAAACCCAGCTGGCCGATAAAGTCCATTTTGGGCTAAGCTCATAAAGGCCTACAACCGAAACGTCATGGGTCCTGTCCTGACGCGCCGGGTACCAGCTGCCGTTATTAATCCCCTCAATTAGCCTTTCGGTTCTGGAGAGGGTGTAGCCGAGCCAGCCATTAAACTTCCCATACTTCTTTTTGAGAAAAAGCTCCAGGCCATAGGCTCTTCCTGTTCCAAAAAGAAGCTCCGCTTCTACTGCATCACTATTGGTAACGTCGGCACCATCTTTAAAATCAATCTGGTTTTGCATGTGCTTATAATAAGCCTCGGCACTGAACTCATACCTGTTACTAGCAAAGTTCCTGAAATAACCTGCTGATAGCTGGTCGCCTATCTGGGGCTTAATGATGTTGGAACTTGGCACCCATTTATCGGTAGGGTTAGCGGTGGATGAATTGGCAAGAAGATGCATGTTCTGAGTGGTGCGGGCATAGGCAGCTTTCAAGGATGCTCTGCCGCTAAGCTGCCAGGCTGCCGAAAGGCGAGGTTCCAGGTTTAGATAGGTCTTCACAAACCTGCCGGCACCATAGCGGGTAGTGTCCACTACCTGTTGCTGGTTGTTGATGCTATAAAAATCTCCGGGCCCCAGTATACTGAAGGAAGAAAGCCGCATGCCGTAGATGATTTCCAGTTGATCATTGGGCTGCCAATTATTAGAAACATAGAAGCCGTTTTCCCATGAATATCTTTTTTGCAAGGCCGGCAAACCCAGCGCTAAAGAGCCTGTATAAGAAATTTCGCCCGGCAGAATGGTATGGTAGGTTGACTGTATGCCTGCTGTTACCGTATTTTCCGGATTGGGAAAGTACTGGAACTCCTGCTTCAGGTTCCAATCCCGGATGCGGGAAGTAATGGCTATTTCATTACCGCTCAGGTTGATCCCTACCCGGTAACTGTAGTCGCTAAAAATAAGGGCGGTATTGGAGAACAGCCGATCATTCACCAGGTGGTTCCAGCGCAGGGTAGCCGTTGCATTACCCCAATCAATACCGAACATATCCCTGAAGCCCAGCTTATCCCGCCCAAAGTAGCCCGAGAGAAACAGCCTGTCTTTATCTGATAACGTATAGTTGACCTTTGCATTGAGGTCATAGAAATAAAGGCTGCTCCTGGTGATGTCTTCGTTGCTGCTTAGCTTCAGGAAAAGATCTGCATACGTTCTGCGGCCACTTAGCAGGAAGGATGATTTCCCTTTCTGAATGGGTCCTTCCAGATTAAGTCTGGAGGAAATTACGCCGATGCCACCGCTTGCATGAAATTGCTGGTTGTTGCCTTCATTCATGCGGATATCCAGCACGGAAGATAACCTGCCGCCATATTCTGCAGGCATACCCCCCTTATAGATGGTTATATCTTTTATGGCATCGGAATTAAATGTAGAGAAGAAGCCCAGCAGGTGAGAAGCATTGTACACCAAGGCATTGTCTAACAGAATCAGGTTCTGGTCAGCTCCGCCCCCTCTCACGTATAAGCCAGTATTTCCTTCGCCTGCAGATTTTATACCTGGCAACAGCTGCAGGGTTTTGAGTAAATCC of the Flammeovirgaceae bacterium 311 genome contains:
- a CDS encoding TonB-dependent receptor (COG1629 Outer membrane receptor proteins, mostly Fe transport), whose product is MKFHSFISFLLCLLIGTLQAFAQQARHTISGSVKDKQTGETLIGVTIKVQELPATGAVTNEHGFYSLTLPEGNYTLLFNYLGYKPQSHSVMLNTNVKLEIALQEDTQQLNEVVISATRPDENVSNPLPGVAKLEIAEISKVPVLFGERDLLKTLQLLPGIKSAGEGNTGLYVRGGGADQNLILLDNALVYNASHLLGFFSTFNSDAIKDITIYKGGMPAEYGGRLSSVLDIRMNEGNNQQFHASGGIGVISSRLNLEGPIQKGKSSFLLSGRRTYADLFLKLSSNEDITRSSLYFYDLNAKVNYTLSDKDRLFLSGYFGRDKLGFRDMFGIDWGNATATLRWNHLVNDRLFSNTALIFSDYSYRVGINLSGNEIAITSRIRDWNLKQEFQYFPNPENTVTAGIQSTYHTILPGEISYTGSLALGLPALQKRYSWENGFYVSNNWQPNDQLEIIYGMRLSSFSILGPGDFYSINNQQQVVDTTRYGAGRFVKTYLNLEPRLSAAWQLSGRASLKAAYARTTQNMHLLANSSTANPTDKWVPSSNIIKPQIGDQLSAGYFRNFASNRYEFSAEAYYKHMQNQIDFKDGADVTNSDAVEAELLFGTGRAYGLELFLKKKYGKFNGWLGYTLSRTERLIEGINNGSWYPARQDRTHDVSVVGLYELSPKWTLSASWVYSTGNAVTFPSGKYRVDDQVVFYYTERNGYRMPDYHRLDVGATWQLSKTERFSSELVFSLYNAYGRDNAYLINFRENKNDPARTEAYQIALFKMVPSVSYNFRF